From one Rhopalosiphum padi isolate XX-2018 chromosome 2, ASM2088224v1, whole genome shotgun sequence genomic stretch:
- the LOC132921076 gene encoding uncharacterized protein LOC132921076 produces MLKLFFVITILMTLVALARSDEIKNEWICEESDLKGNCSSSPKFKYFMKEIIDNIDNYEYSDHYYCPFNIVERFSKCVNSYYNNCFANMTFVKKYILLLNMPPQEDNFSILCTKDRPYKQEFLEHLACLNMAEDDRDVQTEVLRKQWLQNLVQQKLKYQSKIINRDEQDKLTTDKDIQDKLKMDQVEFQLLHDLNPEKCQNLTNFLRSYYVKIRTLCGLKAVKFFQQIYNNYWPISAVMKNCDRQIYYRT; encoded by the exons ATGCTGAAACTATTCTTTGTAATCA CTATTTTGATGACATTAGTGGCGTTGGCAAGATCCGATGAGATTAAGAATGAATGGATTTGCGAAGAGAGCGATTTAAAGGGCAACTGCAGTAGCTCgcctaaatttaaatattttatgaaagaaATTATTGATAACATTGATAATTACGAATATTCAGACCACTACTATTGTCC ATTCAATATTGTGGAACGGTTCTCTAAGTGTGTaaactcgtattataataattgttttgcaAATATGACTTttgtaaagaaatatatattgttgttgaaTATGCCACCACAGGAAGATAACTTCAGTATTCTCTGTACCAAAGACCGACCTTACAAGCAAG AATTTCTAGAACACCTGGCATGTTTGAATATGGCAGAAGACGACCGCGACGTACAAACCGAAGTACTGCGCAAACAATGGCTACAGAATCTAGTACAGCAAAAGTTGAAATATCAATCGAAGATAATAAACAGGGACGAGCAAGATAAACTGACGACAGACAAAGACATACAAGATAAACTAAAAATGGATCAAGTAGAGTTTCAGTTATTACATGACCTGAACCCCGAGAAATGCCA aaatttgaCAAACTTTTTACGGTCATATTACGTTAAAATTCGTACACTATGCGGATTGAAGGCTGTAAAGTTTTTCCAACAAATTTACAACAATTATTGGCCCATATCGGCGGTAATG aAAAATTGCGATAGACAAATATACTATAGAACATGA